A genomic window from Rattus norvegicus strain BN/NHsdMcwi chromosome 9, GRCr8, whole genome shotgun sequence includes:
- the Mogat1 gene encoding 2-acylglycerol O-acyltransferase 1 yields MSKEGGGNISVIVIGGAKELLESFPGRYSLCLLQRKGFVKIALTHGAHLVPVFSFGENELYSQVDNPKGSWLRTAQDKVYNLTGLALPLFYARGIFQNSFGLMPYRKLIYTVAAVGTAARLTQKSNHQNDSSVSAEKGNSFICCQVGWCDRDRQPLAAPSLFRRLCTRPQSRLMSCIRRTWRS; encoded by the exons ATGAGCAAGGAAGGAGGTGGGAACATCTCAGTCATTGTCATCGGGGGTGCGAAAGAGCTACTGGAGTCCTTCCCTGGAAGATATTCTCTGTGCCTTCTTCAGCGCAAAGGATTTGTTAAGATCGCCTTGACCCATGG TGCCCATTTGGTTCCAGTGTTTTCTTTTGGTGAAAATGAACTATATAGCCAAGTCGACAACCCTAAAGGCTCATGGCTTCGGACTGCCCAAGACAAAGTGTATAACCTAACGGGGTTGGCCTTGCCACTATTCTATGCCAGAGGAATTTTCCAGAACAGCTTTGGCCTAATGCCCTATCGGAAATTGATCTACACTGTTG CTGCGGTTGGCACAGCAGCTCGTTTGACTCAGAAGTCAAACCATCAGAACGACAGCTCAGTGTCTGCTGAGAAGGGAAACTCTTTTATTTGTTGTCAAGTGGGATGGTGTGACCGAGATAGGCAGCCA TTGGCCGCCCCATCCCTGTTCAGAAGACTCTGCACCCGACCCCAGAGCAGATTGATGAGCTGCATCAGACGTACATGGAGGAGCTAA